The Enterobacter huaxiensis sequence GGTGTGACCACAGAGGAAACTTTACAATCCGCGGCAGTTAACGATGAGGATTTTGACGTGGAAAGGTTTGATGCCGTGGTAATTGGCGCCGGTGCGGCGGGTATGTTTTGTGCGGCGATGGCCGGGCAGGCGGGTCGTCGTGTGCTGCTGCTGGATAACGGTAAAAAGCCTGGCCGCAAGATCCTGATGTCCGGCGGCGGTCGCTGCAACTTCACGAATCTCTATGTCGAACCCGCGGCCTATTTGAGCCAAAACCGTCATTTCTGCAAATCTGCGCTGGCGCGTTATACCCAGTGGGATTTTATCGAGCTGGTGGGCAAGCACGGCATCGCGTGGCATGAGAAAACGCTGGGGCAGCTGTTCTGCGACGACTCCGCGCAGCAGATTGTCGATATGCTGGTGGCCGAGTGCGAAAAGGGCGGCGTAACGATGCGCCTGCGCACCGAGGTGCTGGAAGTCACGCGCGACGAGCAGGGCTATACGCTGCAGCTGAACGGTGAAACCGTCAGCGCCGACAGCCTGGTGATTGCCAGCGGTGGACTGTCGATGCCCGGGCTGGGGGCTTCTCCGTTCGGATACAAAATCGCCGAGCAGTTTGGCCTGAAGGTGCTGCCAACGCGCGCGGGCCTGGTGCCGTTTACGCTCCATAAGCCGCTTCTGGAACAGCTTCAGACGCTTTCTGGCGTCTCGGTTCCATCGGTCATCACTGCCGAAGACGGTACGGTGTTCCGCGAGAATCTTCTCTTTACCCATCGCGGCCTGTCCGGCCCTGCGGTGCTGCAAATCTCCAGCTACTGGCTGCCGGGCGAGTTCGTCACGGTAAATCTGCTCCCGGACTGCGACCTGGACGCGTTCCTCAACGCGCAGCGCGCCGCGCACCCGAATCAAAGCCTGAAAAATACGCTCGCGATGCAGCTGCCGAAGCGCCTGGTAGAGTGTTTGCAGGTGCTTGGGCAGATCCCGGACGTGTCGCTGAAGCAGTTGAACAGCCGCGAGCAGGAAACGCTGGTCGAGACGCTCACGAACTGGCGCGTCCAGCCAAACGGTACGGAAGGTTACCGCACCGCGGAGGTGACGCTGGGTGGGGTGGACACCGACGAGCTTTCCTCGCGCACCATGGAGGCGCGCAGCGTGCCAGGGCTGTACTTCATCGGCGAAGTGATGGACGTCACCGGCTGGCTCGGCGGATACAATTTCCAGTGGGCGTGGGCCAGCGCCTGGGCGTGTGCGCAGGCGCTGGCTGAAAAGAACGGTTAATATTGATTTTTTAGAGTGCCGCTTTTTTAAAGGTACTCTTTTTCTCTACTGGCTCCCGCCAGTCT is a genomic window containing:
- a CDS encoding NAD(P)/FAD-dependent oxidoreductase → MERFDAVVIGAGAAGMFCAAMAGQAGRRVLLLDNGKKPGRKILMSGGGRCNFTNLYVEPAAYLSQNRHFCKSALARYTQWDFIELVGKHGIAWHEKTLGQLFCDDSAQQIVDMLVAECEKGGVTMRLRTEVLEVTRDEQGYTLQLNGETVSADSLVIASGGLSMPGLGASPFGYKIAEQFGLKVLPTRAGLVPFTLHKPLLEQLQTLSGVSVPSVITAEDGTVFRENLLFTHRGLSGPAVLQISSYWLPGEFVTVNLLPDCDLDAFLNAQRAAHPNQSLKNTLAMQLPKRLVECLQVLGQIPDVSLKQLNSREQETLVETLTNWRVQPNGTEGYRTAEVTLGGVDTDELSSRTMEARSVPGLYFIGEVMDVTGWLGGYNFQWAWASAWACAQALAEKNG